Proteins from one Thermostichus vulcanus str. 'Rupite' genomic window:
- a CDS encoding DUF6761 family protein, producing the protein MLQDPKLIRHYQAVTDALVDTWRRGYQRTDELRLLVDGYLLALRGTGLLEPFEIYRLEDDVNRFLYDPSNFSEPEFELETEPEPLRGY; encoded by the coding sequence ATGTTGCAAGACCCAAAGTTAATCCGGCATTACCAAGCAGTTACCGACGCTCTGGTGGACACGTGGCGGCGCGGCTATCAACGCACGGACGAACTGCGCCTATTGGTGGATGGTTATCTTTTGGCACTGCGCGGTACAGGATTGTTGGAACCTTTTGAAATTTACCGCCTTGAAGATGATGTCAATCGCTTCCTCTACGATCCCTCTAATTTTTCTGAGCCGGAGTTTGAGCTCGAAACCGAACCGGAACCGCTGCGGGGCTACTGA
- a CDS encoding glycosyltransferase family 39 protein, which translates to MTVLDTVISSRRPSVLGAGLGMGLALTLWYGVFGYHVLQIGLWLLALLLVGFYLAQFPAAQPIWDAAQVRWRRELLHLGLLALVFIPIYLYDSANIPFQVNTDEIVITSMSRNASGVRFPDVFGLMPEYFYFPRFMFSLFGGLTRLMGGVTLTHVRMVHASFGVVTILVAYGFFRAFWGSRLALAGAALLGSNHALLGISRMAMRENLIVLVECAALGLILKGVREKNPLLLYLGGVAAGFSLYGYLPGRVVILLGLLFGGMYLLLGREDLKAGDPQAHPFWALAKLTVPAALGFFLMAAPILVATATSPPVSAEYSRQQFLIFPEGRALQQMWVNAATPGEAVWRNILNGLSMFNDPSQHDRGYIYPNYGHAFVDPLTGVLIWLGLGSGLYRIFKRRSQPHDWLCIGSFVFLYLLFSFVITKAPNYTRLLVILPFVTYLTLEGIQVLLRALGDVLERSGSLTQGWLPAVLGLGLVLLIGAWNLAIFGDFVQKGWREGNDVAATGRYVEARKTDPDHHFYLAASASFPYFSWGEPYFWQSWIQFFAGREQSATVFPPEELPTQVLEPPFTLFMNQWVWDQQGSDLQQRFPNGRLERIPAERGLWAFEVVDP; encoded by the coding sequence ATGACTGTTTTGGATACTGTGATCTCCTCCCGCCGCCCCAGCGTATTGGGAGCGGGGTTGGGGATGGGGCTTGCACTCACCCTTTGGTACGGAGTATTTGGCTATCACGTCCTGCAAATCGGTCTTTGGCTGCTGGCGTTGCTGCTGGTGGGCTTCTACTTGGCTCAGTTTCCTGCCGCCCAACCCATCTGGGATGCCGCTCAGGTGCGATGGCGACGGGAGTTGCTGCATCTGGGCCTGTTGGCGTTGGTCTTTATCCCGATTTACCTCTACGACTCTGCCAACATTCCCTTCCAGGTGAACACTGATGAGATCGTGATTACCTCCATGTCCCGCAATGCCTCGGGGGTGCGCTTTCCTGATGTATTTGGCTTAATGCCGGAGTATTTTTACTTTCCCCGTTTCATGTTCAGCTTGTTCGGTGGGCTGACCCGGCTGATGGGGGGAGTGACCCTCACCCATGTGCGCATGGTTCATGCCAGCTTTGGGGTGGTCACCATCCTCGTCGCCTATGGGTTCTTCCGGGCTTTTTGGGGATCCCGTTTGGCTCTGGCCGGGGCGGCACTCCTGGGATCCAACCATGCTTTGCTGGGTATCAGTCGCATGGCCATGCGGGAGAACCTGATCGTACTGGTGGAGTGTGCCGCGCTTGGGTTGATTTTGAAGGGGGTGCGGGAGAAAAATCCTCTCTTGCTGTATTTGGGGGGGGTGGCAGCGGGCTTTTCTTTGTACGGCTATTTGCCGGGGCGAGTGGTGATCCTGCTGGGGTTGTTGTTTGGGGGCATGTATTTGCTCTTGGGCCGAGAAGACTTGAAAGCAGGGGATCCGCAGGCGCATCCGTTTTGGGCCTTAGCCAAGTTGACGGTACCGGCAGCCTTGGGCTTTTTTCTCATGGCAGCCCCGATTTTGGTGGCTACAGCCACTTCTCCTCCTGTCAGCGCCGAATATTCTCGCCAACAATTTCTGATTTTCCCAGAGGGGCGGGCGCTGCAACAGATGTGGGTCAACGCGGCAACCCCAGGGGAAGCGGTGTGGCGCAATATCCTCAATGGCCTGAGTATGTTTAACGATCCTAGCCAGCACGATCGCGGCTATATCTATCCCAATTACGGACATGCTTTTGTGGATCCCTTAACGGGGGTTCTCATCTGGTTAGGCTTAGGATCGGGCCTGTATCGCATTTTCAAACGGCGCAGCCAGCCCCACGACTGGCTCTGCATCGGCAGCTTTGTCTTTCTCTATTTGCTGTTTAGTTTTGTCATCACCAAAGCGCCCAACTACACCCGCCTGTTGGTGATTTTGCCTTTCGTGACCTATCTCACTTTAGAAGGGATCCAGGTCCTTTTGCGGGCGCTAGGAGATGTTTTGGAGCGCTCCGGATCCCTGACGCAAGGCTGGCTACCGGCTGTCCTGGGGCTGGGCTTGGTGCTGCTGATCGGGGCTTGGAACTTGGCCATTTTCGGCGATTTTGTCCAGAAAGGCTGGAGAGAGGGCAACGATGTTGCCGCGACCGGGCGCTATGTGGAGGCGCGCAAAACGGATCCCGACCATCATTTTTACCTGGCAGCCAGTGCTTCTTTCCCCTATTTCAGTTGGGGTGAACCCTACTTTTGGCAAAGCTGGATCCAATTTTTTGCCGGGCGAGAGCAATCGGCAACCGTGTTTCCCCCAGAGGAGCTACCGACTCAAGTGCTGGAGCCACCCTTTACCCTGTTTATGAACCAATGGGTTTGGGATCAACAGGGATCCGACCTGCAACAGCGCTTTCCCAACGGTCGGTTAGAACGGATCCCGGCGGAGCGGGGGTTGTGGGCCTTTGAGGTGGTGGATCCCTAG
- a CDS encoding B12-binding domain-containing radical SAM protein has translation MKALLLYPQFPQSFWSYNRTIEMVGLKSVIPPLGLITVAALLPQDWDIRFVDRNVAFETEADWQWCDLVILSAMLVQKQDFHALIRKGVALGKKVAVGGPYPTSVPQDALDSGAHYLVLDEGEITIPAFVEALNAGQESGIFRASEKPDVTQSPIPRFDLLRMDQYFMMSVQFSRGCPFNCEFCDIISLYGRKPRTKEPSQMLAELQCLYDLGWRGSVFVVDDNFIGNQRNVKRFLKALIPWMKERHYPFTFMTEASVNLAEDEELLSLMVEAGFYSVFLGIETPDQDSLQVTQKLQNTRHPLVEACRKINNAGLLIYAGFILGFDGERSGAGERIQAFVEQTSIPQPMLGILQALPNTQLWNRLKREQRLVEGIGVTEVGDQNTLMNFIPTRSLAEIAREYVEGFWRLYEPSRYLSRCLQQCLNLGIKNRQRQTMKLPLRKGLQLIAQLIWRQGILRPEIRGQFWWQLWIILQQKPYVLNMYLGLCAAGEHFWEYRELARARLTQQLGYDPLLAAPSGS, from the coding sequence ATGAAAGCACTGTTGCTCTATCCTCAGTTCCCTCAGTCTTTCTGGTCTTACAATCGCACGATTGAGATGGTGGGACTCAAATCTGTGATTCCCCCCCTTGGGTTGATCACGGTTGCCGCCCTACTGCCTCAAGACTGGGACATTCGCTTTGTGGATCGCAATGTAGCTTTTGAAACAGAAGCCGATTGGCAGTGGTGTGATTTGGTCATTCTGTCCGCCATGCTGGTGCAAAAACAAGATTTTCATGCTCTGATTCGTAAGGGAGTGGCTCTTGGCAAAAAAGTAGCGGTAGGAGGCCCCTATCCGACTTCGGTACCCCAGGATGCCCTTGATTCGGGAGCCCACTACTTGGTTTTGGACGAAGGGGAGATCACGATACCGGCTTTTGTTGAGGCCCTAAACGCCGGGCAAGAGTCAGGGATCTTTCGGGCCTCTGAAAAGCCAGATGTAACCCAAAGCCCAATCCCCCGCTTTGATCTACTGCGCATGGATCAGTATTTTATGATGTCGGTGCAGTTTTCGCGGGGATGTCCGTTTAATTGTGAGTTTTGTGACATTATTTCCCTTTATGGGCGCAAGCCTCGCACGAAAGAGCCCAGTCAGATGTTGGCGGAGTTGCAATGTCTCTATGACTTGGGCTGGCGGGGATCCGTTTTTGTGGTGGATGACAACTTTATTGGCAATCAAAGGAATGTGAAGCGATTTCTAAAAGCGCTGATCCCTTGGATGAAGGAACGCCATTACCCATTTACCTTCATGACCGAGGCTTCGGTCAATTTGGCCGAAGATGAGGAATTGTTAAGCCTGATGGTGGAGGCAGGATTTTATTCTGTCTTTTTGGGCATTGAAACCCCGGATCAAGACAGCTTACAGGTCACCCAAAAGCTTCAAAATACTCGTCATCCGTTGGTAGAAGCCTGCCGCAAGATCAACAATGCTGGGCTGCTGATCTATGCTGGCTTTATTCTTGGCTTTGATGGGGAGCGTTCAGGAGCTGGAGAACGAATCCAAGCTTTTGTGGAACAAACCAGCATTCCCCAGCCGATGTTGGGCATTTTGCAAGCCTTGCCGAACACGCAGCTTTGGAACCGTTTGAAAAGGGAGCAGCGCCTAGTGGAGGGGATCGGTGTTACGGAGGTGGGAGATCAGAACACCCTGATGAATTTTATTCCTACCCGGTCTTTGGCGGAGATCGCCCGCGAGTATGTGGAAGGGTTTTGGCGGCTCTATGAACCCAGCCGATATCTATCCCGCTGCTTACAACAATGCTTGAATCTTGGTATCAAGAATAGACAGCGACAAACCATGAAGCTGCCCTTGCGCAAAGGACTACAGCTAATCGCTCAACTGATCTGGCGACAAGGGATTCTGCGTCCTGAAATTCGCGGCCAGTTTTGGTGGCAGCTGTGGATTATTCTGCAACAAAAACCGTATGTCTTGAACATGTATTTGGGCCTCTGTGCTGCCGGAGAACACTTTTGGGAATATCGAGAATTGGCCCGTGCTCGGCTCACACAACAGCTAGGCTATGATCCTTTGCTGGCTGCCCCTTCTGGAAGCTGA